The Streptomyces sp. NBC_01275 genome has a segment encoding these proteins:
- a CDS encoding TIGR00730 family Rossman fold protein, whose product MRICVFLSAADLDDRYTRPAREFAELLGKGGHTLVWGGSDSGLMKVVADGVQETGGRLCGVSVTFLAASARPGADEMVIAENLAERKRLLVEKADAVVVMVGGTGTLDEATEVLELKKHGHTDKPVVLLNTAGFYDGLKAQLRRMEDEGFLPRPLADLVFFAEEPAGALACLEAATSTAAAVGQGVG is encoded by the coding sequence ATGCGTATCTGTGTCTTTCTCTCTGCCGCCGACCTCGACGACCGTTACACGCGCCCCGCGCGGGAGTTCGCCGAACTGCTCGGCAAGGGCGGTCACACGCTCGTGTGGGGCGGTTCCGACAGCGGGCTGATGAAGGTGGTCGCCGACGGCGTGCAGGAGACCGGCGGCCGGCTGTGCGGGGTGTCGGTGACCTTCCTCGCGGCCTCGGCGCGGCCCGGGGCCGACGAGATGGTCATCGCCGAGAACCTGGCCGAGCGCAAGCGGCTGCTGGTGGAGAAGGCCGACGCGGTCGTGGTCATGGTCGGCGGGACCGGGACGCTCGACGAGGCGACCGAGGTCCTGGAACTGAAGAAGCACGGCCACACCGACAAGCCGGTGGTCCTGCTGAACACCGCGGGCTTCTACGACGGCCTCAAGGCGCAGCTCCGACGCATGGAGGACGAGGGCTTCCTGCCGCGCCCCCTGGCCGACCTGGTGTTCTTCGCGGAGGAGCCGGCGGGCGCGCTCGCCTGCCTGGAGGCCGCGACGTCGACGGCCGCCGCCGTGGGCCAGGGCGTCGGGTAG
- the gatA gene encoding Asp-tRNA(Asn)/Glu-tRNA(Gln) amidotransferase subunit GatA: MTDNVTIIKLTAAETAAKIASGELTAVEVTEAHLARIEAVDEKVHAFLHVDREGALAQARAVDEKRARGEKLGPLAGVPLALKDIFTTEGIPTTVGSKILEGWIPPYDATLTKRLKAADVVILGKTNMDEFAMGSSTENSAYGPTGNPWDLTKIPGGSGGGSSAALASFQAPLAIGTDTGGSIRQPAAVTGTVGVKPTYGAVSRYGMVAFSSSLDQGGPCARTVLDAALLHEVIAGHDPLDSTSIDAPVPPVVEAARNGSVDGMRVGVVKQFRGEGYQAGVIQRFDESVALLKELGAEIVELDCPSFDLALSAYYLIAPSECSSNLARFDGLRYGARVGDDGTHSAEEVTSLTREAGFGPEVKRRIILGTYALSSGYYDAYYGSAQKVRTLITRDFEKAFEQVDVIVSPTTPTTAFAIGERADDPMAMYLADLCTIPTNLAGNAAMSLPCGLAPEDNLPVGLQIIAPALKDDRLYKVGAAVEAAFVERWGHPLLEEAPSL; encoded by the coding sequence ATGACGGACAACGTCACCATCATCAAGCTCACCGCCGCCGAGACCGCCGCGAAGATCGCCTCCGGCGAGCTCACGGCCGTCGAGGTCACCGAGGCCCACCTGGCCCGGATCGAGGCCGTCGACGAGAAGGTGCACGCCTTCCTGCACGTCGACCGCGAGGGCGCCCTCGCCCAGGCCCGTGCCGTCGACGAGAAGCGGGCGCGGGGCGAGAAGCTCGGCCCCCTGGCCGGCGTTCCGCTCGCGCTCAAGGACATCTTCACCACCGAGGGCATCCCGACGACCGTCGGCTCGAAGATCCTCGAGGGCTGGATCCCGCCGTACGACGCGACGCTCACCAAGCGGCTCAAGGCCGCCGACGTCGTCATCCTCGGCAAGACCAACATGGACGAGTTCGCCATGGGGTCGAGCACGGAGAACAGCGCCTACGGGCCGACCGGCAACCCCTGGGACCTCACCAAGATCCCCGGCGGCTCCGGCGGCGGCTCCTCCGCCGCGCTCGCCTCCTTCCAGGCCCCGCTCGCCATCGGCACCGACACCGGCGGCTCCATCCGTCAGCCGGCCGCCGTCACCGGCACGGTCGGCGTGAAGCCGACGTACGGCGCGGTCTCCCGGTACGGCATGGTCGCCTTCTCCTCCTCCCTGGACCAGGGCGGGCCCTGCGCCCGTACGGTCCTGGACGCGGCGCTGCTGCACGAGGTCATCGCCGGGCACGACCCGCTGGACTCCACCTCCATCGACGCCCCGGTCCCGCCGGTCGTCGAGGCCGCCCGCAACGGCAGCGTCGACGGGATGCGCGTCGGCGTCGTCAAGCAGTTCCGCGGCGAGGGCTACCAGGCCGGCGTCATCCAGCGGTTCGACGAGTCCGTCGCGCTGCTGAAGGAGCTGGGCGCGGAGATCGTCGAGCTGGACTGTCCGTCCTTCGACCTCGCCCTGTCGGCGTACTACCTGATCGCGCCGTCCGAGTGCTCCAGCAACCTGGCGCGCTTCGACGGACTCCGTTACGGCGCGCGCGTGGGCGACGACGGAACCCACTCGGCCGAGGAGGTCACCTCCCTCACCCGTGAGGCGGGCTTCGGCCCCGAGGTCAAGCGCCGCATCATCCTCGGCACGTACGCCCTGTCCAGCGGGTACTACGACGCGTACTACGGCTCCGCGCAGAAGGTCCGCACGCTCATCACGCGCGACTTCGAGAAGGCCTTCGAGCAGGTCGACGTGATCGTCTCGCCGACGACGCCGACCACCGCCTTCGCGATCGGCGAGCGCGCCGACGACCCGATGGCGATGTACCTGGCCGACCTGTGCACCATCCCGACCAACCTGGCGGGCAACGCGGCCATGTCGCTGCCCTGCGGTCTCGCTCCGGAGGACAACCTCCCGGTCGGCCTGCAGATCATCGCTCCGGCGCTGAAGGACGACAGGCTGTACAAGGTCGGGGCCGCCGTCGAGGCCGCCTTCGTGGAAAGGTGGGGTCACCCGCTCCTCGAGGAGGCACCGTCGCTGTGA
- a CDS encoding TetR/AcrR family transcriptional regulator: MSIQTRRERERAEREQLIVTAALELAETEGWDAVTTRRLAAEIEYSQPVLYSHFKGKDAIMAAVAVQGCAELAVELRAARTAAQDARGALKAVGEAYAAFARRRPALYDAMFTHAVDLPFATPEAPAALWAAFNELLTAVEPAAAEGDDPGLLTETYWAGLHGLVTLMRSGRLPERAHEQRLELLIGHFTAGAG; this comes from the coding sequence ATGTCGATCCAGACGCGCCGGGAGCGCGAACGAGCGGAACGCGAACAGCTGATCGTCACGGCCGCACTGGAACTGGCGGAGACCGAGGGCTGGGACGCGGTGACGACCCGACGCCTCGCGGCCGAGATCGAGTACAGCCAGCCCGTCCTCTACAGCCACTTCAAGGGCAAGGACGCGATCATGGCGGCGGTCGCGGTGCAGGGCTGCGCCGAGCTGGCCGTGGAGCTGCGTGCGGCGCGCACCGCGGCGCAGGACGCGCGCGGGGCGTTGAAGGCGGTGGGCGAGGCGTACGCCGCCTTCGCCCGCCGTCGGCCGGCGTTGTACGACGCGATGTTCACCCACGCCGTGGACCTGCCGTTCGCCACGCCGGAGGCTCCGGCGGCGCTGTGGGCGGCCTTCAACGAGCTGCTGACGGCCGTGGAGCCGGCGGCGGCCGAGGGCGACGATCCGGGCCTGCTGACCGAGACGTACTGGGCCGGCCTGCACGGCCTGGTGACCCTGATGCGCAGCGGCCGACTACCTGAGCGAGCCCACGAACAACGACTGGAGCTGCTGATCGGCCACTTCACGGCGGGCGCCGGCTGA
- a CDS encoding bifunctional diguanylate cyclase/phosphodiesterase: MEPTESAAPDSGLPRRRASGVRRERWRAAHSEQPPGVPSYTPHAAPYTTPHSAPYAPPDSRADPLSGGLPDAEAERRLSWPTLPAAVVAAAAFALGAGFFRAFSDHHALFPSGTAGWSLAVLTGVIVGHLVMLGRARWWGGTGSGAALTLAVLLLYGWVSAGLVSLTVVVLVGIARRHRWRQGVLHGAVDILGIGAGAVLLAACGRIPSVEHPWYPDSWTVYTGPQVILVAVAYLAVTRVLLWYLHAPRSGGLPTVARTALVRQGLVAVALLGIAPLVCVVAVAKPILLPLFAIPLIALDSTLWIARARAEEQLRDPLTGLPNRQWLLERIWTALDDAERIGARAALMLIDLDRFRSVNDTLGHLAGDRLLLKIADRLRVALPRGAEAARLGGDEFAVLLPVADSTTSASRVARNLVAALSSPLDLDGLTLVLEASAGVAVFPDHALDAEGLLRRADVAMYQAKRDRTGVEVYESKRDSNTPDRLGLLGDLRRALDAHEVQLHYQPKVRFDGQVAGLEALVRWVHPERGKVPPDEFIAIAESSGLMPHLTEYVLETALGQVARWRAQGLYVPVAVNVSPRDVHTPGFAGSVAARLARHGVPASALQLEITEHVLLEDPQRAAATLNGLTGHGVKMSLDDFGTGYSSLVHLRRLPVSELKIDRSFVARLAVDTEDAEIVRCTVDLAHSLGLLVVAEGVEDDETWERLRDLGCDAVQGWLVAAAMPPEDMTAWLRARGSRGWQRPAAALPAATVDERASGA, from the coding sequence ATGGAACCGACCGAGAGCGCCGCCCCGGACTCAGGGCTGCCCCGACGTCGGGCCTCCGGCGTCCGGCGGGAGCGCTGGCGGGCGGCGCACTCCGAGCAACCGCCGGGCGTACCGTCGTACACCCCGCACGCCGCTCCGTACACCACCCCGCACTCCGCTCCGTACGCGCCCCCGGACTCCCGTGCCGACCCGCTGTCCGGCGGGCTGCCCGACGCCGAGGCCGAACGGCGCCTGTCCTGGCCCACGCTGCCCGCGGCGGTCGTCGCAGCGGCCGCCTTCGCCCTCGGCGCGGGCTTCTTCCGCGCGTTCAGCGACCACCACGCGCTCTTCCCGTCCGGCACGGCCGGCTGGTCGCTGGCCGTGCTGACCGGCGTCATCGTCGGCCACCTGGTCATGCTCGGCCGCGCCCGCTGGTGGGGCGGCACCGGCTCCGGCGCCGCCCTCACCCTCGCCGTCCTGCTGCTGTACGGCTGGGTGTCCGCCGGTCTGGTCAGCCTCACCGTCGTCGTCCTGGTCGGCATAGCCCGCCGCCACCGCTGGCGACAGGGCGTCCTGCACGGCGCGGTGGACATCCTCGGCATCGGCGCGGGCGCCGTCCTGCTGGCCGCCTGCGGACGGATACCGTCCGTCGAGCACCCCTGGTACCCCGACAGCTGGACGGTCTACACCGGCCCCCAGGTGATCCTGGTCGCCGTCGCCTACCTCGCCGTCACCCGCGTCCTGCTCTGGTATCTGCACGCCCCGCGCTCCGGCGGACTGCCCACCGTCGCCCGGACGGCCCTGGTCAGACAGGGCCTGGTCGCGGTCGCCCTGCTCGGCATCGCCCCGCTGGTCTGCGTGGTCGCCGTGGCCAAGCCGATCCTGCTGCCCCTGTTCGCCATCCCGCTCATCGCCCTCGACTCCACCCTGTGGATAGCCCGGGCCCGGGCCGAGGAGCAGCTGCGCGACCCGCTGACCGGGCTGCCCAACCGCCAGTGGCTCCTGGAGCGCATCTGGACCGCGCTGGACGACGCCGAACGCATCGGCGCCCGGGCCGCCCTGATGCTGATCGACCTCGACCGCTTCCGTTCGGTCAACGACACCCTGGGCCATCTCGCCGGCGACCGGCTGCTGCTGAAGATAGCCGACCGGCTGCGGGTGGCCCTGCCGCGCGGGGCGGAGGCCGCGCGGCTCGGCGGCGACGAGTTCGCCGTCTTACTGCCCGTCGCCGACTCCACCACCTCGGCGAGCCGCGTCGCCCGCAACCTGGTCGCCGCCCTCAGCTCGCCGCTCGACCTCGACGGCCTCACCCTCGTCCTGGAGGCCAGCGCCGGGGTCGCCGTCTTCCCCGACCACGCGCTCGACGCGGAGGGTCTGCTGCGCCGGGCGGACGTGGCGATGTACCAGGCCAAGCGGGACCGTACGGGCGTGGAGGTGTACGAGTCCAAGCGGGACTCCAACACCCCCGACCGGCTCGGTCTGCTGGGCGATCTGCGCCGCGCGCTCGACGCGCACGAGGTGCAGCTGCACTACCAGCCCAAGGTCCGCTTCGACGGACAGGTGGCCGGCCTGGAGGCCCTGGTCCGCTGGGTGCACCCCGAGCGGGGGAAGGTGCCGCCGGACGAGTTCATAGCGATCGCCGAGTCGTCCGGGCTGATGCCGCATCTCACGGAGTACGTGCTGGAGACGGCGCTCGGCCAGGTCGCCCGGTGGCGGGCCCAGGGCCTGTACGTGCCGGTCGCGGTCAACGTCTCCCCGCGTGATGTGCACACCCCCGGCTTCGCGGGGTCCGTCGCCGCGCGCCTGGCCCGGCACGGGGTGCCCGCGTCGGCGCTCCAGCTGGAGATAACCGAGCACGTCCTCCTGGAGGACCCGCAGCGCGCCGCCGCCACCCTCAACGGGCTGACCGGACACGGCGTGAAGATGTCCCTCGACGACTTCGGCACGGGCTACTCGTCGCTGGTGCATCTGCGGCGGCTCCCGGTGAGCGAGCTGAAGATCGACCGCTCCTTCGTGGCCCGGCTGGCCGTGGACACCGAGGACGCGGAGATCGTGCGCTGCACCGTCGATCTCGCCCATTCCCTCGGGCTGCTCGTCGTCGCGGAGGGCGTCGAGGACGACGAGACGTGGGAGCGGTTGCGCGACCTCGGCTGCGACGCCGTACAGGGCTGGCTGGTCGCGGCGGCGATGCCGCCGGAGGACATGACGGCCTGGCTGCGGGCACGCGGTTCGCGCGGCTGGCAGCGGCCCGCCGCGGCGCTCCCCGCGGCAACCGTCGACGAACGAGCCTCCGGCGCCTGA
- the ligA gene encoding NAD-dependent DNA ligase LigA, whose product MAGDKQAETTVPVEAREQHAQLAEQIEEHRFRYYVKDAPVVSDAEFDRLLRAVEALEAEYSELRTPDSPTQKVAGAYATEFTAVQHRERMLSLDNAFDDLELAAWAERVHKDVGASAYHFLCELKVDGLAVNLTYENGRLTRAATRGDGRTGEDITPNVRTIAEIPDRLTGDGVPSLVEIRGEVYFPMEKFEELNARLVEAGDKPFANPRNAAAGSLRQKDPRVTATRPLHMVVHGIGALEGYEGLVRLSEAYALLKTWGLPTSRHNRVVDDLDGVRRFIANYGENRHSVEHEIDGVVVKLDEIRLQGRLGSTARAPRWAIAYKYAPEEVNTKLIDIKVGVGRTGRVTPYAQVEPVTVAGSEVEFATLHNQDVVKAKGVLIGDTVVLRKAGDVIPEILGPVADLRDGSERPFVMPAECPECGTALKAMKEGDIDLRCPNAQTCPAQLRERVSYLAGRECLDIEHFGDVVAAALTRPLEPAAPPLVDEGDLFDLTVEKLLPITAYVLDKDSGLPKRDPKTGEKKVATVFANQKGEPKKNTLALLENIEAAKARPLARFINGLSIRHVGPVAAEALARNFRSIDRIDEATEEELKNTDGVGPIVAAAVKQWFAEEWHREIIRKWKEADVVLEEEGSGEDEGPRPLEGLTVVVTGTLEHFTRDGAKDALQSRGAKVTGSVSKKTSFVVVGDSPGSKYDKAMQLKVPVLDEDGFTVLLEQGPDAAAEVALPAEESTQESNETPAEGAASDPTPAPTAEATADPTAEPTEK is encoded by the coding sequence GTGGCCGGCGACAAGCAAGCGGAGACGACGGTGCCCGTCGAGGCACGGGAGCAGCACGCGCAGCTCGCCGAGCAGATCGAGGAGCACCGCTTCCGGTACTACGTGAAGGACGCTCCCGTCGTCAGCGACGCGGAGTTCGACCGTCTCCTGCGCGCCGTGGAGGCGCTGGAGGCGGAGTACTCCGAGCTGCGCACGCCCGACTCGCCGACCCAGAAGGTCGCGGGCGCCTACGCGACGGAGTTCACGGCCGTCCAGCACCGTGAGCGCATGCTCTCCCTCGACAACGCCTTCGACGACCTGGAGTTGGCGGCCTGGGCCGAGCGCGTCCACAAGGACGTCGGCGCCTCCGCCTACCACTTCCTGTGCGAGCTGAAGGTCGACGGCCTCGCCGTCAACCTCACCTACGAGAACGGCCGTCTCACGCGCGCGGCGACCCGAGGCGACGGCCGCACCGGCGAGGACATCACGCCCAACGTGCGCACCATCGCGGAGATCCCGGACCGGCTGACGGGCGACGGGGTGCCCTCCCTCGTGGAGATCCGCGGCGAGGTCTACTTCCCGATGGAGAAGTTCGAGGAGCTCAACGCCCGTCTGGTCGAGGCCGGCGACAAGCCCTTCGCCAACCCGCGCAACGCGGCGGCCGGTTCACTGCGCCAGAAGGACCCGCGCGTCACCGCCACCCGTCCCCTGCACATGGTCGTGCACGGCATCGGCGCCCTGGAGGGCTACGAGGGCCTCGTCCGCCTCTCCGAGGCCTACGCCCTCCTCAAGACCTGGGGCCTGCCCACCTCCCGGCACAACAGGGTCGTCGACGACCTCGACGGCGTACGGCGGTTCATCGCGAACTACGGCGAGAACCGGCACTCGGTGGAGCACGAGATCGACGGGGTGGTGGTCAAGCTCGACGAGATCCGCCTCCAGGGCCGGCTCGGCTCCACGGCCCGTGCGCCCCGCTGGGCGATCGCCTACAAGTACGCGCCCGAAGAGGTCAACACCAAGCTCATCGACATCAAGGTGGGCGTGGGCCGCACCGGCCGCGTGACGCCGTACGCCCAGGTGGAACCGGTGACGGTGGCCGGCTCCGAGGTCGAGTTCGCGACCCTGCACAACCAGGACGTGGTCAAGGCCAAGGGCGTCCTCATCGGCGACACCGTGGTGCTGCGCAAGGCCGGTGACGTGATCCCGGAGATCCTCGGGCCCGTGGCGGACCTGCGCGACGGCAGCGAGCGCCCGTTCGTGATGCCGGCCGAGTGCCCCGAGTGCGGTACGGCGCTGAAGGCCATGAAGGAAGGCGACATCGACCTGCGCTGCCCCAACGCGCAGACCTGTCCCGCGCAGTTGAGAGAGCGGGTCTCCTACCTCGCGGGCCGGGAGTGCCTGGACATCGAGCACTTCGGTGACGTGGTCGCGGCCGCCCTCACCCGTCCGCTGGAGCCGGCCGCCCCGCCGCTCGTCGACGAGGGCGACCTGTTCGACCTCACCGTCGAGAAGCTGCTGCCCATCACGGCGTACGTCCTCGACAAGGACAGCGGTCTGCCCAAGCGCGACCCCAAGACGGGCGAGAAGAAGGTCGCCACGGTCTTCGCCAACCAGAAGGGCGAGCCGAAGAAGAACACGCTGGCCCTGCTCGAGAACATCGAGGCGGCCAAGGCCCGTCCGCTCGCCCGCTTCATCAACGGGCTCTCCATCCGGCATGTCGGGCCGGTCGCGGCCGAGGCGCTCGCCCGCAACTTCCGCTCGATCGACCGGATCGACGAGGCCACCGAGGAAGAGCTGAAGAACACCGACGGCGTCGGCCCCATCGTGGCCGCGGCGGTCAAGCAGTGGTTCGCAGAGGAGTGGCACCGGGAGATCATCCGGAAGTGGAAGGAGGCCGACGTCGTCCTCGAAGAGGAGGGCTCCGGCGAGGACGAAGGCCCCCGCCCCCTCGAAGGGTTGACGGTCGTCGTCACCGGCACGCTCGAACACTTCACCCGCGACGGTGCGAAGGACGCGCTGCAGAGCCGTGGGGCGAAGGTGACCGGGTCGGTGTCGAAGAAGACCTCGTTCGTCGTCGTGGGCGACAGTCCTGGTTCGAAGTACGACAAGGCGATGCAGCTGAAGGTGCCCGTGCTGGACGAGGACGGTTTCACCGTCCTCCTCGAACAGGGCCCGGACGCGGCGGCCGAAGTCGCCCTTCCGGCGGAGGAGTCGACGCAGGAGTCGAACGAGACGCCTGCCGAGGGGGCGGCCTCGGACCCGACCCCGGCCCCGACCGCCGAGGCAACCGCGGACCCGACCGCCGAACCGACCGAGAAGTAG
- a CDS encoding methionine synthase, whose protein sequence is MSNTTTFRFGAATGVGSLPGGDAREAAKAATGSFEDFPFLPELPARGPGADMIGRTAGMLVELYARVEPSGWRLGDRPGRDSKRARSWLGEDLDALEEFTQGYEGQLKVQAVGPWTLAAALELRNGEAALSDLGACRDLAASLAEGLRLHLAEVRRRMPGAQLVLQLDEPSLTAVLRGHVRSASGYRTHRAVDRQIVEATLRDVVAVHGDGPVVVHSCAPDVPFALLRRAGAAAVSFDFSLLTERDEDAIGEAVEAGTRLFAGVVPGTDAALSDPAGSVMGVRTLWRRLGLQPGLLAEAVTITPTCGLAGSSPAYARQALAHCVQAARSLADNPE, encoded by the coding sequence GTGAGCAACACAACCACGTTCCGCTTCGGCGCAGCCACCGGCGTCGGCTCCCTCCCCGGCGGCGACGCCCGGGAGGCCGCCAAGGCCGCCACCGGGTCCTTCGAGGACTTCCCGTTCCTCCCCGAGCTGCCCGCCCGAGGCCCCGGCGCCGACATGATCGGCCGCACCGCGGGGATGCTCGTCGAGCTGTACGCGCGCGTGGAGCCCAGCGGCTGGCGGCTCGGCGACCGACCGGGACGGGACAGCAAGCGGGCCCGCTCGTGGCTGGGGGAGGACCTCGACGCGCTGGAGGAGTTCACCCAGGGCTACGAAGGACAGCTGAAGGTGCAGGCGGTCGGCCCCTGGACCCTCGCCGCCGCACTGGAGCTGAGGAACGGCGAGGCCGCGCTCTCCGACCTCGGCGCCTGCCGCGACCTCGCCGCCTCCCTCGCCGAGGGCCTGCGCCTGCACCTGGCCGAGGTACGACGCCGGATGCCCGGCGCGCAGCTCGTCCTGCAACTCGACGAACCCTCCCTCACCGCCGTGCTCCGCGGCCATGTGCGCTCCGCCAGCGGCTACCGCACCCACCGCGCCGTCGACCGGCAGATCGTGGAGGCCACGCTCCGGGACGTCGTCGCGGTGCACGGCGACGGCCCCGTCGTGGTCCATTCGTGCGCCCCCGACGTCCCCTTCGCCCTGCTGCGCCGGGCCGGCGCGGCCGCGGTCTCCTTCGACTTCTCGCTTCTCACCGAGCGTGACGAGGACGCGATCGGCGAGGCGGTGGAAGCGGGGACGAGGCTCTTCGCCGGTGTCGTGCCGGGCACGGACGCGGCATTGTCAGACCCTGCCGGTAGCGTCATGGGTGTCAGGACGCTGTGGCGCAGGCTGGGGCTGCAACCGGGGCTTCTCGCGGAGGCGGTCACCATCACGCCGACGTGCGGTCTCGCGGGGTCTTCCCCGGCGTACGCCCGCCAGGCCCTCGCCCACTGCGTCCAGGCGGCGAGATCCCTCGCGGACAACCCAGAGTAA
- a CDS encoding SDR family oxidoreductase: MAGMATHVITGAGSGIGAAVARRLHARGDELVLHARDAGRAKELAARFPGARTLVGDLADPAKLSWAFSHQSLPDRVDSLLHIAGVVDLGPVGDLTPRSWRHQLDVNLIAPAELTRHFLPQLRVARGHVLFVNSGAGLRASADWSAYAASKHGLKALADALRHEEHGNGVRVTSVYPGRTASPMQAKVHQQEGKEYDPAEWIDPESVATTILMAVDLPRDAEINDVTVRPGR, from the coding sequence ATGGCGGGCATGGCTACTCATGTGATCACCGGAGCGGGCTCCGGCATCGGCGCGGCCGTCGCCCGCCGCCTGCACGCGCGCGGGGACGAACTCGTCCTCCACGCGCGCGACGCGGGCCGCGCGAAGGAGTTGGCGGCACGGTTCCCGGGCGCGCGGACGCTCGTCGGCGACCTGGCCGACCCCGCCAAGCTGAGCTGGGCCTTCTCCCACCAGTCGCTCCCGGACCGGGTGGACTCCCTGCTGCACATCGCCGGCGTCGTCGACCTCGGCCCGGTCGGCGACCTCACCCCCAGGTCCTGGCGTCACCAGCTCGACGTCAACCTGATCGCCCCCGCCGAGCTGACCCGGCACTTCCTGCCCCAGCTCCGCGTCGCGCGCGGTCATGTGCTGTTCGTGAACTCGGGCGCGGGCCTGCGGGCGAGCGCGGACTGGTCCGCGTACGCCGCCTCCAAGCACGGCCTCAAGGCCCTCGCGGACGCCCTGCGGCACGAGGAGCACGGCAACGGCGTCCGCGTCACCTCCGTCTACCCCGGCCGCACCGCCAGCCCCATGCAGGCCAAGGTCCACCAGCAGGAGGGCAAGGAGTACGACCCCGCGGAGTGGATCGACCCGGAGTCGGTGGCGACGACGATCCTGATGGCCGTCGACCTGCCGAGGGACGCGGAGATCAACGACGTGACGGTGCGCCCGGGAAGGTGA
- the gatC gene encoding Asp-tRNA(Asn)/Glu-tRNA(Gln) amidotransferase subunit GatC translates to MPGITREEVAHLARLARLELKPEELDHFAGQLDDIIGAVARVSEVADQDVPPTSHPLPLTNVMRADEVRPSLTPEQALSGAPAQEQQRFKVPQILGED, encoded by the coding sequence ATGCCTGGCATCACGCGCGAGGAGGTCGCCCACCTCGCCCGGCTGGCGCGTCTGGAGCTGAAGCCCGAAGAGCTCGACCACTTCGCGGGACAGCTGGACGACATCATCGGCGCGGTCGCCCGCGTCAGCGAGGTCGCCGACCAAGACGTACCGCCGACCTCGCACCCGCTCCCGCTGACGAACGTCATGCGGGCGGACGAGGTCCGTCCCTCGCTCACCCCCGAGCAGGCGCTCTCCGGCGCCCCGGCCCAGGAGCAGCAGCGTTTCAAGGTGCCGCAGATCCTGGGGGAGGACTAG
- a CDS encoding DUF4267 domain-containing protein: MTVTAYTLAVVLDLFCVFLGYRFLFQPAPAAAGYGVPARPDGDAGAYLTVKGLRDGTFGVVGLALLAFVGARAEAWFMLAVALVPLFDTLIVLRHGGTKAVAFGIHFATAVVVLISAGLLFAV, from the coding sequence GTGACCGTCACCGCGTACACCCTGGCCGTCGTGCTCGACCTGTTCTGCGTGTTCCTCGGCTATCGGTTCCTGTTCCAGCCGGCCCCCGCCGCCGCGGGCTACGGCGTCCCCGCCCGGCCGGACGGCGACGCCGGCGCCTACCTCACGGTCAAGGGCCTGCGGGACGGCACCTTCGGAGTGGTGGGCCTGGCCCTGCTGGCCTTCGTCGGCGCCCGCGCCGAGGCCTGGTTCATGCTCGCCGTCGCGCTGGTCCCGCTCTTCGACACCCTGATAGTCCTGCGCCACGGCGGCACGAAGGCCGTCGCTTTCGGGATCCACTTCGCCACGGCGGTCGTTGTGCTGATCAGCGCGGGACTTCTGTTCGCCGTCTGA